The following coding sequences lie in one Labrus bergylta chromosome 5, fLabBer1.1, whole genome shotgun sequence genomic window:
- the LOC109981696 gene encoding immunoglobulin-like and fibronectin type III domain-containing protein 1 — protein sequence MSSGTNQDPKAPVAIKKRSRVPGVMITQYVEQLPLGKSTPDFTRKPMTTTVQEGKKAIFKAMVNGDPAPTVTWGRNKGEVNDPEKYKTRFDERAQEHILEMLSVTPDDADTFKCFATNEYGMAVVSATLNVIQAGFKKKAKEANGQELNFRSMLKKTVVVTRKKQLPPRKEGEIDPKLWELLLSARKKDYEKICLDFGVTDFRWLLKRLNQMKKEREDEQAKVVEKLENVKQIEVKPNGKAEFSLDMKLYDPNSAINLYKDGQSVSYGDDDNSKHSLQKSGTKYVFSIKDPQPEDAGFYQVDVEEANVLTTDFQVPAVEFIAKIKNVKAFEREDAIFQCVLSTPLNRITWSKQDSSLENEDKYEVTVSEDKLIHTLRVKNCGMADNGTFYAIAGITSSSASLTVEADPNGSKGRKGTQTGDQDELTKLALEQKAKLEKDKDDLEASRKAQAGKGDGGDGGDGSGDGTKLEKNLTDGDDADDKKKKRLRTGPLVPDTVIDPGVRFVSGLSDTMANTGERTELSCKLSSETSEGRWYKNGKLLTNEDGVTIIKDGACHKLIIDCCNKDDAAVYRFEAEGRKSEATLDIQDPPKFNADALGEFTKPVIVKVGENAEWKLPFSGGAPMNIQWYKDDDELLPALNVKIETSATNSQLRLTKCQRKDCGEVKIKIKNEFGTLEAISKLIVLDKPTPPQGPVDIMESAVTSVEYKWKPPKDNGGCPVTNYIIERQQVGRNKWSNLGEIPGSNTSYKDTDVTPGRRYCYRIKAKNAEGISNYLQTEDIPAGVLRYPGTPTAPKVVSAFKDCINLTWSPPCDTGGTKIVGYNLEKNKKGTNYWSLVNQGGPITDTKYAVKDVFEGAAYEFRVAAINLSGAGEPSIPCDTVIARDPMKPPGKVTDLKLTSSNYTTLSLVWIKPKEIKRVEDEAQGYYVEIRPIENLEWIRCNANPITLTSYTVLGLKAMAAYWVRVIATNYGGDGEPQGFDNYLIAMPPPVRPKFKDRNMKTFVVIQSGNTVRININFEASPLPEVFWLKDGVPVAKHVTITNSDKGSQLLIPTSERSDTGIYTITVKNIVGQESFNVEIRVTDDPKPPGPVELDQNIPGTVTLTWTPSPDEKRDDRLHYMVAKRDSFKRTWRTAADNLFNNKFTVVNIMPGREYNFRVFAKNDMGLSPPSESPVFETKKEKVKFTVKMPGAKCLDFQSPPSFIVPLKMRTAPQGYECFMSCAVKGDPAPRVTWFHNNISLNTNTNYHITNVCGVCSMLILRVAPRDNGEYKVVIENKLGTAASSMILNVRE from the exons TGGCTATCAAGAAAAGGTCCAGAGTCCCTGGGGTAATGATCACTCAGTATGTTGAGCAACTGCCTTTGGGAAAGTCCACACCCGACTTCACTCGAAAGCCAATGACTACGACTGTTCAAGAAG GtaaaaaagccatttttaaagCTATGGTTAATGGAGATCCAGCACCAACTGTAACATGGGGGCGCAATAAAGGCGAGGTTAATGATCCAGAAAAGTACAAAACCAGATTTGATGAAAGAGCACAAGAGCACATTCTTGAG ATGCTCAGTGTGACACCAGATGATGCTGACACCTTCAAATGCTTTGCCACCAATGAGTATGGAATGGCTGTTGTCAGTGCAACTCTCAACGTGATCCAAG CTGGTTTCAAGAAGAAAGCCAAAGAAG cAAATGGACAAGAACTGAATTTCAGATCTATGCTAAAGAAAAC tGTGGTAgtcaccagaaaaaaacaacttccaccaagaaaagaaggagaaattGATCCGAAGCTCTGGGAACTGCTTCTCTCTGCACGAAAGAAAGACTACGAAAAAATCTGTTTGGACTTTGGTGTCACTGACTTTCGCTGGCTGCTCAAGAGACTcaaccaaatgaaaaaagaaagggaagacGAGCAGGCAAAG GTTGTTGAGAAACtggaaaatgtgaaacaaatagAGGTAAAACCTAATGGGAAAGCTGAATTTAGCCTGGACATGAAGTTATATGATCCCAACAGTGCTATCAACTTATACAAG GATGGGCAAAGTGTTTCATATGGTGATGATGACAATTCAAAGCACAGCCTTCAGAAAAGTGGGACAAAGTATGTTTTCAGTATCAAAGATCCTCAGCCAGAAGATGCTGGCTTTTACCAGGTTGATGTTGAAGAGGCAAATGTCCTAACAACCGACTTCCAAG TGCCTGCTGTGGAGTTCATAGCAAAGATTAAGAATGTGAAAGCCTTTGAAAGAGAGGATGCCATCTTTCAATGTGTCCTGTCAACACCACTGAACAGAATTACCTGGTCCAAGCAGGACTCTTCACTTGAAAATGAGGACAAGTACGAGGTCACGGTCTCAGAGGACAAACTAATTCACACATTGAGGGTCAAAAACTGTGGAATGGCCGATAATGGAACATTTTACGCCATTGCTGGGATAACTTCCAGCAGTGCTTCCCTCACAGTAGAAG CCGACCCAAATGGAAGTAAAGGTCGTAAAGGCACCCAAACCGGGGATCAGGATGAACTGACTAAACTAGCATTGGAACAGAAAGCCAAgctagaaaaagacaaagacgaTTTAGAAGCATCCAGAAAAGCACAGGCTGGAAAGGGAGATGGAGGAGATGGCGGAGATGGCTCTGGTGATGGGACCAAGCTGGAGAAGAACCTGACAGATGGAGATGATGCAGATGACAAGAAAAAGAAGCGACTGCGAACAGGCCCCTTGGTTCCTGACACTGTTATAG ATCCTGGTGTTCGGTTTGTGAGTGGGCTGTCAGATACTATGGCTAATACTGGTGAAAGGACGGAGCTGTCTTGCAAACTAAGTAGTGAGACCTCTGAGGGCCGTTGGTATAAAAATGGGAAGCTG CTCACTAATGAGGATGGAGTAACAATTATCAAAGATGGCGCCTGTCACAAGTTAATAATTGATTGCTGTAACAAAGACGATGCAGCCGTGTATCGCTTTGAAGCTGAAGGCCGTAAATCAGAAGCAACACTTGATATTCAag ACCCACCAAAATTTAATGCTGATGCACTCGGAGAATTTACAAAGCCAGTCATTGTAAAGGTGGGTGAAAATGCAGAATGGAAGCTGCCATTCTCGGGTGGGGCACCGATGAATATACAGTGGTATAAGGATGATGATGAACTTTTGCCTGCCCTGAATGTGAAGATCGAAACATCAGCTACTAATAGCCAACTACGCCTTACTAAGTGCCAAAGGAAAGACTGTGGAGAGgttaaaatcaaaatcaaaaatgaatttGGTACACTAGAGGCAATTTCTAAACTCATTGTTCTAG ACAAACCAACACCACCTCAAGGACCTGTAGACATCATGGAGAGTGCTGTTACATCTGTTGAATACAAGTGGAAGCCACCCAAAGATAATGGTGGATGCCCAGTCACAAACTATATCATAGAACGGCAACAGGTAGGGCGCAATAAATGGTCAAATCTTGGTGAGATTCCTGGGAGCAACACAAGTTACAAAGATACAGATGTGACCCCAGGAAGGAGATACTGCTATCGGATCAAAGCCAAAAATGCAGAAGGCATCAGCAATTACCTGCAAACAGAGGACATACCAGCTGGAGTATTAC GATATCCTGGAACACCAACAGCACCAAAAGTGGTCAGTGCCTTCAAAGACTGCATTAATCTCACTTGGAGTCCTCCATGTGACACTGGAGGAACCAAAATAGTTGGTTAcaatctggaaaaaaacaagaagggcACCAATTACTGGAGTCTTGTAAATCAAGGAGGGCCTATCACAG ATACAAAGTATGCAGTGAAAGATGTTTTTGAAGGAGCTGCATATGAATTTAGGGTGGCTGCTATAAATCTATCTGGTGCTGGAGAGCCTAGTATTCCATGTGACACAGTAATCGCCAGAGATCCAATGA AACCCCCAGGCAAAGTGACAGACCTGAAGTTGACATCCTCAAATTATACCACCCTTTCACTGGTTTGGATTAAAcctaaagaaataaaaagagtagaGGATGAAGCCCAAGGGTACTACGTGGAGATCAGACCAATAGAAAACCTTGAATGGATTCGCTGTAATGCCAATCCAATTACTCTTACTTCCTACACCGTGCTTGGCTTGAAAGCAATGGCCGCATACTGGGTGAGAGTAATTGCCACCAATTATGGAGGTGATGGAGAACCACAGGGCTTTGACAATTACCTCATTGCCATGCCTCCTCCTG TAAGGCCAAAGTTCAAAGATCGCAACATGAAGACCTTTGTGGTGATACAATCTGGAAACACAGTCCGCATAAACATCAACTTTGAG GCATCCCCCCTTCCAGAAGTCTTTTGGCTAAAAGATGGTGTTCCAGTGGCCAAACATGTAACAATTACCAACTCTGATAAGGGCTCTCAACTGTTAATCCCCACATCTGAGCGGTCTGACACGGGCATCTACACCATAACTGTCAAGAACATTGTCGGCCAGGAGAGCTTCAATGTTGAAATCAGAGTCACAG ATGATCCCAAGCCCCCAGGTCCTGTGGAGCTGGATCAGAACATCCCAGGAAcagtgactctgacctggaCCCCTTCTCCAGATGAGAAGAGGGATGACAGACTACACTACATGGTAGCAAAGCGTGACTCCTTCAAACGCACTTGGAGGACAGCGGCAGACAACCTTTTTAACAACAAGTTCACAGTTGTGAACATCATGCCTGGACGAGAGTACAACTTCAGGGTGTTTGCCAAAAATGATATGGGTCTTTCTCCCCCTTCTGAATCCCCTGTATTTGAaaccaaaaaggaaaaag TTAAGTTCACAGTAAAAATGCCCGGGGCAAAATGCTTGGATTTCCAGTCACCTCCATCATTCATTGTTCCCCTCAAGATGCGCACAGCTCCACAGGGTTACGAGTGCTTCATGAGCTGTGCCGTTAAGGGTGATCCTGCTCCACGTGTCACATGGTTTCACAACAATATTAgcctgaacacaaacaccaacTACCACATCACCAATGTTTGTGGAGTCTGCTCCATGCTAATACTAAGGGTGGCACCCAGAGACAATGGCGAATACAAAGTCGTTATTGAGAACAAACTTGGGACAGCTGCGTCCTCTATGATCCTGAATGTCAGAG AGTGA
- the LOC109981747 gene encoding FK506-binding protein 5-like, with the protein MARRKAKKPQLDDTSILLESSAAPQSRRRLNSNTSSALLFIIIFVVGVCMMGWFCVQQQQSIDQLSESYTTMQRRITNFQQVVDTDEQIDTGLDVEERIFALEEAHKQAQEKAEVAQATSEKLKNSDLFSQILDLHDEMDTRVAVINQISLSVTTLQTLFKNQSEEFEAVKGSVVAGLSSSSELSENVAGLTNAVATACSRVDQQVASVDALSETIEGQVSELDGLKELMDIHKVSLHTNNQEMAAIKELIKAEQAMRTRALQEMVNAVQMTLDEQFFTSQTLHSSVMAQLQTFHNQLAHAPSLSLKMESDEESGAVEELLSTTAQNATEEQENSKDPEEEVEQQDAEDEANDETQNEEEIQEEQPLEQELVRDIAEPQEEEETTEEEEETTTTTEEREEVNTTSQSGEQGEAEEPAEEEVTEETVDDHVLEESLDEEEEFEAEVVDSLETLEEESAELNTGVFLDENEEDK; encoded by the exons ATGGCCAGGCGTAAAGCAAAGAAGCCGCAGCTAGACGACACCTCCATATTGTTGGAATCATCAGCAGCACCTCAGTCCAGGAGAAGGCTGAACTCCAACACCTCCTCAGCATTGTTGTTCATAATTATCTTCGTGGTCGGAGTGTGCATGATGGGGTGGTTTTGTGTTCAACAACAGCAGAGTATCGACCAACTATCAGAGTCTTACACAACGATGCAAAGGAGAATCACAAACTTCCAGCAGGTGGTGGACACGGACGAACAG ATTGATACAGGTTTGGATGTAGAGGAGAGGATCTTCGCCCTGGAGGAGGCTCATAAACAGGCTCAGGAGAAGGCTGAGGTTGCCCAGGCCACATCAGAGAAGTTGAAAAACTCGGACCTGTTCTCGCAGATCTTGGACCTCCATGATGAGATGGACACCCGAGTTGCTGTGATAAACCAGatctccctctctgtcacaACTCTCCAGACCTTATTCAAGAACCAGAGTGAGGAGTTTGAGGCCGTGAAAGGAAGTGTCGTGGCTGGTTTGAGCTCCAGCTCTGAGCTTTCTGAAAATGTGGCTGGGCTGACTAACGCTGTGGCCACTGCATGCTCCAGAGTAGACCAGCAGGTTGCATCTGTGGACGCTCTTAGTGAAACGATAGAGGGACAAGTATCAGAGCTGGATGGCCTGAAAGAATTAATGGATATTCATAAAGTTTCACTTCATACGAACAACCAGGAGATGGCTGCAATAAA ggaGCTTATCAAAGCCGAGCAGGCCATGCGGACTCGGGCATTACAAGAGATGGTCAATGCGGTGCAGATGACTCTGGATGAGCAGTTTTTCACATCACAGACACTCCACAGCAGTGTGATGGCTCAGCTGCAGACTTTTCACAACCAG CTGGCCCATGCTCCTTCTTTGTCTTTGAAAATGGAGTCAGATGAGGAGAGCGGTGCAGTCGAAGAGCTTCTCTCCACCACAGCACAGAATGCTACTGAAGAGCAGGAAAACTCAAAGGATCCTGAGGAAGAGGTCGAGCAGCAGGATGCAGAAGATGAAGCTAATGATGAGACACAGAATGAGGAGGAAATTCAGGAAGAACAGCCTCTGGAACAGGAGTTGGTGAGGGACATTGCAGAGCcccaggaggaagaagaaaccacagaggaggaagaggaaacaacaacaacaacagaagagcGAGAGGAGGTGAACACGACAAGCCAGAGTGGGGAGCAGGGAGAGGCTGAAGAGCCAGCAGAAGAGGAGGTCACAGAGGAGACGGTAGATGATCACGTTTTAGAGGAATCAttagatgaggaggaggaatttGAAGCAGAAGTTGTGGACAGCTTAGAGACATTAGAGGAAGAGTCTGCAGAATTGAATACTGGTGTGTTTTTGGACGAGAATGAGGAGGACAAGTAG